The region TCATCACAGATACTTGAGAAAAAGCAATTCTATTTGAAGTCAGCTCATTTACAATACTCTCTGATAATTCTTGTTCTATCTTAGGCAAAAACCGCGCGGGGATTTCTTCGGTCCCTATTTCAAGTAGCAAATCAGGCATTATTAGGCTCCTTTATCAAAGGGAATTGCAAAGCTTCTCGCTCTGCAACATATAGTTCTGCACATTTTCTCGCCAGCTTCCGAATGCGAGCGATGTACCCCACTCTTTCAGTAACAGATATTGCGCCTCTGGCATCGAGCAAATTAAAGAGGTGAGAACATTTCAGGCAACAGTCATAAGCTGGCAATACAATTTTTCGGTCAATTATCCTGAATGCTTCTTTTTCGTATCCTTCAAAAGTTCTAAAAAGCATTTCAGTGTCTGCTATCTCAAAGTTATAGATGCTTTGTTCTTTTTCATTTTGCAGGTAAATGTCTCCATATGTAATATTACCGGCCCATTTAATATCAAAAATACTCTCAACCTTCTGGATGTACATGGCAAGCCGCTCGATTCCATAGGTAATTTCAACAGAAATCGGATTAAGATCAAGTCCTCCACATTGCTGGAAATATGTAAATTGAGTTACTTCCATGCCGTCAAGCCATACTTCCCAACCAACGCCCCATGCACCAAGCGTCGGCGACTCCCAGTTATCTTCTACAAAACGGATATCATGTTCTTCAGGGATAATCCCAAGAAGCCGCAAACTATCAAGATACAAGTCTTGCACATTCAAAGGTGAAGGTTTGAGAATAACTTGAAACTGAAAATAATGCTGCAGCCTATTTGGGTTCTCTCCATACCTTCCATCAGTAGGTCTTCGCGAAGGTTCAACATACGCAACATTCCACGGTTCCGGCCCTAAAACACGCAAGAAAGTAGCGGGATTCATCGTTCCTGCCCCTTTCTCGATATCGTATGGCTGCATAACGATGCAATTTTGCTGCATCCAAAACTGCTGTAGTTTATATATTAATTCTTGAAAATTCATATGTTAGAACCCTTTTAGATTGTTAATTTTTTTAATCTTAAAAAATTTTACAATAAAAAATAATATAATACAAATATTTTATGAAAAATAACAAGAATTACTCAAAATCGAAATAATTTTCGCGTTTTTTTCTCTGATAATTATTTTAATTACAGGCAGCAACCTCACCAATATTGCATCTAAAAAGCAGCAGTTCTAATTATGAGTTTTAGCGCTGATAAACATTGAGTTCAGGCAATAAAGTATCCCTATTGGGATGATTATAATAGGGACGAGTCGCTCCCTAT is a window of Candidatus Margulisiibacteriota bacterium DNA encoding:
- the glyQ gene encoding glycine--tRNA ligase subunit alpha, with the translated sequence MNFQELIYKLQQFWMQQNCIVMQPYDIEKGAGTMNPATFLRVLGPEPWNVAYVEPSRRPTDGRYGENPNRLQHYFQFQVILKPSPLNVQDLYLDSLRLLGIIPEEHDIRFVEDNWESPTLGAWGVGWEVWLDGMEVTQFTYFQQCGGLDLNPISVEITYGIERLAMYIQKVESIFDIKWAGNITYGDIYLQNEKEQSIYNFEIADTEMLFRTFEGYEKEAFRIIDRKIVLPAYDCCLKCSHLFNLLDARGAISVTERVGYIARIRKLARKCAELYVAEREALQFPLIKEPNNA